In Nitrospinaceae bacterium, one genomic interval encodes:
- a CDS encoding tripartite tricarboxylate transporter substrate binding protein translates to MKHKIIILMAALAIFLSPMMNTGASAAYPDRPIVVVIPFGAGGSHDLHARGITSIMTDIIGQPMIVKLLPGGAGMKATSFVAKSKPDGYTVLFTHNGIDMIVPQTRKVPVNTQTAFKTIWKINHSDGMIAVNSKSPFKTFKQVVDYAKKNPGKLNWGHSGVWGSSYTSTVQILKAAGIKVNLIPHKGGGPLLRATLAGRLDIGSCQTTQCRPNFKGGKVRPLAVMGPDRYKNDPDFGHVPSWTELGYPNTGFRMDRIFMAPSGISAKRMKYLQDAFAKLMKNKSFKRFMRSIGMPTNYMTGVDYDKTRPTRYKEYTALIKAITGK, encoded by the coding sequence ATGAAACACAAGATCATAATTCTCATGGCTGCACTGGCGATATTCCTTTCGCCAATGATGAACACCGGTGCCTCGGCGGCGTATCCTGACCGCCCCATAGTCGTCGTAATTCCGTTCGGCGCTGGCGGGAGCCACGATCTTCACGCTCGCGGCATCACCAGCATCATGACCGATATCATTGGCCAGCCCATGATCGTGAAACTCCTGCCGGGTGGGGCCGGAATGAAAGCCACCAGCTTTGTCGCCAAATCGAAGCCAGACGGTTACACCGTTCTCTTCACGCACAACGGCATTGACATGATCGTGCCGCAGACCCGGAAAGTACCAGTCAATACGCAGACTGCGTTTAAGACCATTTGGAAAATCAATCACTCTGACGGCATGATCGCCGTCAACTCCAAATCACCTTTCAAGACCTTCAAACAAGTTGTCGATTATGCGAAGAAAAACCCTGGAAAGCTCAACTGGGGCCACAGCGGCGTTTGGGGAAGTTCCTACACGAGCACGGTGCAAATCCTGAAAGCTGCCGGAATCAAAGTTAACCTTATCCCGCATAAGGGCGGCGGCCCGCTGCTTCGCGCCACACTAGCCGGGCGCCTCGACATCGGCTCGTGCCAGACGACGCAGTGCCGACCGAACTTCAAGGGTGGTAAAGTGCGTCCCCTGGCCGTCATGGGCCCGGACCGCTACAAGAACGACCCTGACTTTGGGCACGTTCCCTCGTGGACCGAGCTTGGCTACCCCAACACCGGATTCCGGATGGACCGCATTTTCATGGCCCCCTCGGGAATTTCGGCCAAACGGATGAAATACCTGCAGGATGCCTTTGCCAAGCTGATGAAGAACAAATCCTTCAAACGCTTCATGAGAAGCATTGGAATGCCCACGAACTACATGACTGGCGTCGATTATGACAAAACCCGGCCCACGAGATACAAGGAATACACCGCGCTCATCAAGGCGATAACGGGAAAATAA
- a CDS encoding zinc-binding dehydrogenase: MAAEQMKVLQIDAHGGPEVMHLAEVSVPEPGADEVQVKMEACGLNFSDIMAREGRYLRKISLPHILGHEICGVIEKIGQGVEGWSVGQRVLATTQSGGGLAEYVVVSETNLMLCPDELTPPQGAALLVQGLTSVMMIDNAASVVAGETVVVHAAAGGVGTLVVQIARAKGARVIGTASSNLKCRLIEELGAVAINYSETDWVKEVLALTEGKGAEVIFESVGGEVLARSYREALADFGRLVVYGVASGDVVNFDNYEVLASNKSLIGFWLGPHLVGHPDRVIAAKQRLVDMVQREEIRLIVEKTFPHERAVDAFEHLQGRKSMGKVVVTA; encoded by the coding sequence ATGGCAGCGGAGCAGATGAAAGTTCTTCAGATAGATGCGCACGGGGGCCCCGAGGTGATGCATCTTGCCGAGGTCTCTGTCCCTGAACCGGGGGCGGATGAAGTGCAGGTGAAGATGGAGGCATGCGGTCTCAATTTTTCAGATATCATGGCACGCGAAGGGCGCTATCTCAGAAAAATATCTTTGCCCCACATACTTGGTCATGAAATTTGCGGTGTCATAGAAAAAATCGGTCAGGGTGTTGAAGGTTGGAGTGTGGGCCAGCGGGTCTTGGCGACTACGCAATCGGGCGGTGGCTTGGCTGAGTATGTCGTTGTTTCAGAAACGAATCTGATGCTATGCCCCGATGAGCTTACTCCGCCTCAAGGGGCTGCGCTCCTTGTTCAAGGGCTTACATCGGTGATGATGATCGACAATGCCGCTAGTGTAGTGGCCGGGGAAACAGTTGTTGTCCACGCGGCGGCGGGCGGCGTGGGTACGCTCGTTGTTCAGATTGCACGCGCAAAAGGAGCGCGGGTAATTGGAACCGCCTCAAGCAATTTGAAGTGTCGCCTTATTGAAGAGTTGGGTGCAGTAGCAATTAATTATAGTGAAACCGATTGGGTAAAAGAGGTTCTTGCACTGACGGAGGGCAAGGGGGCTGAGGTGATTTTTGAATCCGTGGGTGGTGAGGTTCTAGCCCGTTCCTATCGAGAGGCGCTGGCTGACTTTGGACGCCTCGTAGTCTACGGGGTCGCAAGCGGCGATGTCGTAAATTTTGACAACTACGAAGTTCTTGCTTCGAACAAATCGTTGATTGGTTTTTGGCTTGGTCCCCACCTGGTGGGTCATCCTGATCGGGTCATCGCGGCTAAACAACGCCTTGTGGACATGGTTCAGAGGGAAGAAATTCGTCTTATTGTAGAGAAAACTTTTCCTCATGAGCGGGCGGTAGACGCCTTCGAGCATTTGCAGGGACGAAAAAGCATGGGCAAGGTCGTTGTCACGGCCTGA
- a CDS encoding tripartite tricarboxylate transporter substrate binding protein, with amino-acid sequence MKRFFVFLFAIALLAPPLAASADEYPNRPITLVLPVGAGGSHDLHARGITSIIADILGQPMIVKLLPGGAAMKGTGYVAKAKPDGYTILFSANQFDMIVPQTRKVPFNTLKDFKTIAKINHAQPMFISLTNKPWKNMKELIAYAKKNPGKINWGHSGVWGAGHIPSMQLVKAAGIKVNFIPHKGGGPALRALLSGQDDVGMAFPTQARSHAKAGKIRALVITGDKRLSKDPVFRNVPTAAEIGYKSVSFQMERIFMAPSKIPADHLTKLRLAFVKLMKNKSFKRFMRSIGESVTFVKGEEYDKTRPQRYKEYTTLIKSITGK; translated from the coding sequence ATGAAACGATTTTTTGTCTTTTTGTTCGCGATTGCCCTTTTGGCACCGCCTCTGGCCGCCTCGGCTGACGAGTACCCAAATCGGCCAATTACGCTCGTCCTACCGGTGGGCGCGGGCGGAAGCCACGACCTACACGCACGCGGCATCACGAGCATCATCGCCGACATCCTGGGCCAGCCGATGATCGTCAAGCTACTGCCCGGCGGCGCCGCCATGAAGGGAACGGGATATGTCGCCAAGGCAAAACCGGACGGCTACACCATTCTTTTTTCGGCAAATCAATTCGATATGATAGTGCCGCAGACGCGTAAAGTCCCCTTCAACACCCTGAAAGATTTCAAGACCATCGCCAAGATCAACCATGCGCAGCCGATGTTTATCTCTCTGACCAACAAGCCCTGGAAGAACATGAAAGAGCTCATCGCCTACGCGAAGAAAAATCCCGGAAAGATCAATTGGGGCCACAGCGGCGTTTGGGGTGCCGGACACATACCCTCGATGCAGCTGGTGAAGGCCGCCGGAATCAAGGTCAACTTCATCCCCCATAAGGGCGGCGGTCCCGCGCTTCGCGCCCTGCTCTCGGGCCAGGACGACGTGGGAATGGCGTTCCCCACCCAGGCCCGCTCACACGCCAAAGCGGGTAAGATTCGGGCCCTCGTGATCACGGGTGACAAGCGCCTCTCGAAGGATCCCGTATTCAGGAACGTCCCAACAGCGGCCGAGATCGGATATAAATCCGTCAGCTTTCAGATGGAGCGAATCTTCATGGCGCCGTCCAAAATCCCGGCGGATCATCTCACTAAGCTACGTCTTGCCTTCGTGAAGTTGATGAAGAACAAATCCTTCAAGCGCTTCATGCGCAGCATCGGCGAGAGCGTTACTTTCGTGAAGGGTGAGGAGTACGACAAGACCCGCCCCCAGCGATACAAAGAATACACCACGCTCATCAAATCGATTACCGGCAAATAA
- a CDS encoding tripartite tricarboxylate transporter TctB family protein, whose protein sequence is MEEEEKSNIPNRSFVIMALVVGGLFTVGSLTLFVMMPSLIAQGGIPEAQTDFLRLSPVFFPRLAFAILSGLSLTYFISTARTLNQAEDGGIFEEQGTLPRILTLYSFAVVYPFLLPPLGYVISTIFLIGGMTLFLGTRIWWQVLSFSIFTPIMIRFVFERLLAISLPRSEFELIAVAEEGLMQILVSIFFGWKG, encoded by the coding sequence ATGGAAGAAGAAGAAAAATCCAATATACCAAACCGTTCATTCGTTATCATGGCGTTGGTAGTGGGGGGGTTGTTCACCGTTGGCTCGTTGACCTTATTCGTCATGATGCCAAGCCTCATCGCTCAGGGAGGTATTCCCGAGGCCCAAACGGACTTCCTGAGGCTCTCGCCGGTCTTTTTCCCCCGACTGGCTTTCGCCATTCTCTCCGGGCTCTCACTAACCTATTTCATCAGCACCGCCCGCACTCTGAACCAGGCCGAGGATGGTGGTATTTTCGAAGAACAAGGAACGCTCCCTCGAATCCTGACTTTATATTCTTTCGCAGTAGTTTATCCTTTCCTGCTTCCCCCACTCGGCTATGTCATTTCCACGATTTTCCTGATAGGGGGGATGACCCTGTTTCTGGGTACGCGGATCTGGTGGCAGGTATTGTCTTTTTCGATCTTCACACCAATAATGATTCGATTCGTTTTTGAACGCCTGCTGGCCATATCACTTCCGAGATCGGAATTTGAGCTGATCGCCGTTGCCGAAGAAGGCCTTATGCAGATACTCGTAAGCATATTTTTTGGATGGAAAGGCTAA
- a CDS encoding cupin domain-containing protein has protein sequence MVKRYKSYVHNTKTMKARHAGGDYSTAHGPFIEGERLIFGKITIPAGTKAEPHSHPNEQFSYVLQGRVRMTINGKVKIAKRGDIIHTPANAIHSATVLGDEDHIFITTKDASWGIHGIKQGGAKPKAKKITKKKAAKKTTKKKVAKKTTARKVVKKKTAKKATKRKTAKKKSR, from the coding sequence ATGGTAAAAAGATATAAATCATACGTTCACAACACGAAGACCATGAAGGCGCGCCACGCCGGGGGTGACTACTCCACGGCGCACGGTCCCTTCATCGAGGGCGAGCGTCTGATTTTCGGCAAAATCACGATTCCCGCCGGAACAAAAGCTGAGCCCCATAGCCATCCGAACGAGCAGTTCAGCTATGTCCTCCAAGGCCGCGTTCGCATGACCATCAACGGCAAAGTAAAAATCGCAAAACGCGGGGACATTATCCACACACCCGCAAACGCGATACACAGCGCAACTGTACTGGGTGATGAAGACCATATCTTCATCACAACAAAAGACGCCTCGTGGGGAATTCACGGAATCAAACAAGGAGGCGCAAAGCCCAAGGCAAAAAAAATTACAAAGAAAAAAGCAGCCAAAAAGACCACCAAGAAAAAAGTGGCAAAAAAAACAACAGCCCGGAAGGTGGTCAAGAAAAAAACAGCTAAAAAGGCAACGAAACGAAAAACCGCGAAGAAAAAATCGCGGTAG
- a CDS encoding cupin domain-containing protein, with the protein MQHYYKISEMEVGLAGEAYAPTNGSWVEGERLIFGKLKIPAGTHSKAHSHPNEQISLVLGGQVQMDVEGDKKTLVADDFSYRPPNAIHSAKVLEGEDFSFITAKDTAWGIQGNLATPEEAARQGGPDAVQHFYSVKEMEDRKAGEAYADTHGAWIEGERVIFGKLSIPAGTKAAPHSHPNEQMVIVLSGSFHMNIDGDESTLVADDIAHIPPNAIHSGEVVGSEDYVFVTAKDTSWGIQGNPVK; encoded by the coding sequence ATGCAGCACTATTATAAGATCAGCGAAATGGAGGTCGGCCTAGCCGGTGAAGCCTACGCCCCCACAAACGGCTCTTGGGTAGAGGGCGAGCGCCTCATCTTTGGAAAACTTAAAATCCCAGCGGGCACCCACTCCAAGGCCCACTCACATCCAAACGAGCAAATCAGCCTCGTCCTGGGTGGTCAGGTCCAAATGGATGTCGAGGGAGACAAGAAGACCCTCGTCGCGGACGACTTCAGCTACCGCCCCCCCAACGCCATCCATTCGGCAAAAGTACTAGAGGGCGAGGACTTCAGCTTTATTACGGCCAAGGACACCGCCTGGGGCATTCAGGGCAATCTTGCCACCCCGGAGGAAGCAGCCCGGCAGGGCGGACCGGACGCCGTCCAGCATTTTTACAGTGTCAAAGAAATGGAAGACCGCAAGGCGGGCGAGGCCTACGCCGATACCCACGGCGCGTGGATCGAGGGCGAGCGCGTCATCTTCGGTAAGCTCAGCATTCCCGCGGGGACAAAAGCCGCTCCCCATAGCCATCCGAACGAGCAGATGGTCATCGTTTTAAGTGGAAGTTTTCACATGAATATCGATGGGGACGAAAGCACCCTCGTCGCAGACGACATCGCCCACATACCCCCGAATGCGATTCACTCGGGTGAAGTGGTGGGCAGTGAAGACTATGTATTCGTCACCGCGAAGGACACTTCTTGGGGAATCCAGGGCAACCCGGTAAAATAG
- a CDS encoding tripartite tricarboxylate transporter permease → MLDAFIEGFFLLFRIDTYFYICIGLALGMFVGAMPGLTTTLTMAILLPVSFKLEPMLGIPFLIGIYKGGIYGGSISAILVGIPGTGASIATTFDGPALTRKGQGRKALEMALYASVTGDTLSDIFTLAAIGPIALVILMVGPPEVFAIIIFSLVLIASVSSESGLKGAIAACIGLGLGLIGTDAATGATRLTFGLEILSAGIPIIPLVIGIFAVPEVLEAVQSRAPRFIDEHIDLSKAGERLRWPEFKRSIITILRSTAIGTGIGMVPGVGQVVAAFISYSAAKRASDDPDSYGKGNLDGIAAPEAANNAVNGPTLVPLLTLGIPGDNITAILLGAFVAHGMRPGPQIFEEQGPLMYALLLSIVFANILFLGLGYILLKPFAYAIQAKKAYLVPIILGLAFVGTLSTGVYTDVIIMIVVGVCSFILRKLKFDLAPLVIAFVLSEPIEYRLSQTMLYAKGDIFHYMFVQRPVSSIFLSAAIIWIGYLIISPRLNKRKQSQGAQAAQP, encoded by the coding sequence ATGCTTGATGCTTTTATTGAGGGATTTTTTCTTCTTTTCCGGATAGACACCTATTTTTATATTTGCATCGGGCTTGCTCTGGGCATGTTTGTCGGTGCAATGCCCGGTCTGACAACCACCCTGACCATGGCTATTCTACTTCCAGTCTCTTTTAAACTTGAGCCCATGCTCGGCATCCCGTTTCTTATCGGTATCTATAAGGGGGGCATCTACGGTGGCAGCATTTCGGCCATCCTGGTGGGCATTCCGGGAACCGGTGCATCCATCGCCACTACGTTCGACGGCCCCGCTCTAACGCGCAAAGGCCAGGGGCGCAAAGCCCTCGAAATGGCTCTTTACGCCTCTGTTACTGGCGATACCTTATCGGATATTTTCACTCTGGCCGCAATTGGCCCCATCGCTCTTGTTATCTTAATGGTTGGCCCCCCTGAAGTTTTCGCCATCATCATTTTCTCGCTTGTTTTGATCGCGAGCGTATCAAGCGAATCTGGCTTGAAGGGCGCCATCGCCGCCTGTATCGGGCTCGGGCTGGGACTGATCGGCACAGACGCCGCCACTGGTGCGACAAGACTGACATTCGGTTTGGAAATTCTTTCGGCTGGCATTCCAATCATCCCGCTGGTTATCGGAATTTTTGCGGTGCCTGAGGTCCTTGAAGCTGTTCAATCGCGCGCGCCGCGATTTATCGACGAGCACATCGACCTCTCCAAGGCGGGCGAGCGCCTCAGATGGCCCGAGTTCAAGCGCTCAATCATAACAATTCTCAGATCGACTGCCATCGGCACGGGCATCGGCATGGTGCCTGGCGTGGGCCAGGTCGTCGCCGCCTTCATCAGCTACAGCGCCGCCAAACGCGCCTCGGACGATCCGGACAGCTACGGCAAGGGAAATCTCGACGGCATCGCCGCCCCCGAGGCGGCTAACAACGCCGTCAACGGCCCCACCCTGGTGCCATTGCTCACGCTCGGCATCCCCGGCGACAACATAACAGCGATTCTCCTGGGCGCATTTGTGGCGCACGGTATGCGCCCAGGCCCTCAGATCTTCGAGGAACAGGGGCCGCTGATGTACGCTTTGCTCCTGTCCATCGTCTTTGCCAATATATTGTTTCTGGGCCTGGGCTATATTTTGCTTAAACCGTTCGCCTATGCGATTCAAGCCAAGAAGGCCTATCTGGTCCCGATAATCCTGGGGCTGGCGTTCGTCGGAACTCTTTCAACGGGTGTCTATACCGACGTCATCATTATGATAGTCGTCGGGGTATGCTCTTTCATTCTTCGAAAGCTCAAATTTGATCTCGCACCACTTGTCATTGCGTTCGTACTTTCAGAACCCATCGAATACCGACTAAGCCAGACCATGCTCTACGCCAAAGGAGATATTTTCCACTACATGTTTGTTCAGCGGCCAGTTTCTTCAATTTTTCTGTCCGCAGCGATCATCTGGATCGGCTATCTAATTATCAGCCCTCGGTTGAACAAGCGAAAACAATCGCAAGGGGCTCAAGCAGCACAACCGTAG
- a CDS encoding nitronate monooxygenase has protein sequence MNVLTAESREPRPRQLEDKNGGPGKTYPAIIQGGMGAGVSNWRLANAVARTGQLGVVSGTALDAILARRLQDGDPGGHMRRALAHFPLPKIVERLIDWYFIPGGKDSDKPYKAVPKYSITPGKRLQELTIAANFVEVWLAKEGHDGPVGVNLLEKIQLPNIFSLYGAMMAGVDYVLMGAGIPREIPGILDKLARHEEARLRINVADVKNGESFYSRLDPRKIIPLDLPPLKRPEFLAIVASVTLAITLIKKAAGKVNGFIIEGPTAGGHNAPPRGQLQLDEEGEPLYGPKDVVDLMKIKELGLPFWVAGSCADPEKLKEIKELGAIGVQAGTLFAYCEESGFTESIKRAICEKAVRGEAQVFTDPVASPTSFPFKVVQLEDTNSDKNIYDERPRKCDLGYLHQTYLREDGKVCYRCPSEPVEDYEKKGGRLENTEGRKCLCNGLFTNIGLPQVRESGYRELALVTSGNDVNKIARFLKEGKTSYTAQEVINYLLNEG, from the coding sequence ATGAATGTTTTGACGGCTGAGTCTAGGGAACCAAGACCCCGGCAGCTTGAAGATAAAAACGGCGGGCCCGGGAAAACATATCCCGCAATAATACAAGGCGGCATGGGGGCGGGTGTTTCCAACTGGCGGCTAGCAAACGCTGTGGCCAGAACAGGCCAGTTGGGTGTGGTTTCCGGGACCGCGCTGGATGCCATTCTGGCCCGTCGCCTTCAGGATGGAGATCCTGGTGGCCACATGCGCCGTGCCTTGGCCCATTTTCCTCTTCCAAAAATCGTTGAGCGTCTGATCGACTGGTATTTCATTCCAGGTGGCAAAGACTCCGACAAACCTTATAAGGCAGTTCCAAAATACAGCATCACTCCTGGAAAACGTCTTCAGGAGTTGACGATAGCAGCGAATTTTGTCGAGGTATGGCTGGCCAAAGAGGGGCATGACGGACCAGTCGGCGTCAATCTGCTTGAAAAGATACAGTTACCCAATATCTTTTCTCTATATGGTGCCATGATGGCTGGGGTCGATTATGTCCTGATGGGTGCAGGCATACCGCGTGAAATCCCTGGTATTTTAGACAAACTTGCTCGCCATGAAGAAGCTAGGCTTCGGATTAACGTTGCGGACGTGAAAAATGGGGAGAGTTTCTATTCGCGCCTCGATCCCCGGAAAATAATCCCCCTTGACCTGCCTCCTCTCAAGCGGCCCGAATTTCTTGCGATTGTCGCCTCCGTTACGCTAGCGATAACCTTAATAAAAAAAGCGGCAGGGAAAGTTAACGGTTTCATTATAGAAGGCCCCACGGCAGGTGGGCATAACGCACCTCCTCGCGGGCAGCTTCAACTTGATGAAGAGGGGGAGCCACTCTACGGGCCCAAGGATGTTGTCGATCTCATGAAAATAAAGGAACTTGGCCTGCCGTTCTGGGTGGCAGGGTCCTGTGCCGATCCTGAGAAGCTTAAAGAAATTAAGGAATTAGGTGCTATCGGTGTTCAGGCCGGAACTTTGTTTGCCTATTGTGAGGAATCCGGATTCACCGAATCCATAAAGCGAGCGATTTGTGAGAAGGCGGTTCGGGGTGAAGCGCAGGTATTCACCGATCCTGTAGCATCTCCCACCAGTTTTCCCTTCAAAGTAGTTCAACTAGAAGACACAAATTCTGATAAAAATATTTATGATGAGCGCCCCCGCAAATGCGATTTGGGCTATCTTCATCAAACCTATCTCCGTGAGGATGGGAAAGTGTGTTATCGGTGTCCGTCGGAACCGGTAGAGGATTACGAGAAAAAAGGCGGAAGACTAGAGAACACCGAGGGGCGCAAGTGCCTTTGTAATGGTCTGTTCACCAATATTGGTTTGCCCCAGGTTCGCGAGTCGGGGTATCGCGAGTTGGCGCTTGTTACTTCAGGGAACGATGTAAATAAAATTGCTCGTTTCTTAAAAGAGGGAAAAACTTCTTATACCGCACAGGAAGTGATTAATTACCTGCTGAACGAGGGATAG
- a CDS encoding cupin domain-containing protein, with protein sequence MNSEKSMKIINSVDVNKDLEYEPPYTILWGVNDETTDTTVMTMARTIIPPGGKNKMHYHACDATFYVARGPIYVYSGDPENPDKQLVEQGNFCYAPAGVVHGQENPSKTEVAELIATYGNCSHRDKAGTVFVQ encoded by the coding sequence ATGAATTCTGAAAAATCTATGAAAATCATTAATTCCGTCGATGTGAACAAGGATCTCGAATATGAGCCTCCCTATACGATCCTCTGGGGGGTGAACGATGAAACGACCGACACCACGGTGATGACGATGGCGCGGACGATTATTCCGCCGGGTGGGAAAAACAAGATGCATTACCATGCATGTGATGCGACTTTTTATGTCGCCCGGGGGCCTATCTATGTTTACTCAGGCGACCCTGAGAATCCTGACAAGCAACTGGTTGAGCAGGGGAACTTTTGCTATGCACCTGCGGGTGTGGTGCACGGCCAGGAAAATCCCAGCAAAACAGAGGTGGCGGAACTCATCGCCACCTACGGAAATTGCTCTCACCGCGATAAAGCGGGAACGGTGTTTGTTCAATAA